In Bacillus cytotoxicus NVH 391-98, the following are encoded in one genomic region:
- a CDS encoding thioredoxin family protein yields MIEVIDWTGAEATNLIVNQEKTVLYVYTPMCGTCQLAKKMLTVVEATIVDLEVGMLDLNYAPHLAREYEIESVPCLLIFENGTLKKKIYAFHSVEYLYKELQ; encoded by the coding sequence ATGATAGAAGTGATTGACTGGACAGGTGCTGAAGCCACAAATCTAATAGTGAATCAAGAAAAAACAGTGTTATATGTATATACTCCAATGTGTGGTACATGCCAATTGGCGAAAAAAATGTTAACTGTTGTAGAAGCAACGATTGTTGACTTAGAAGTTGGCATGTTAGATTTAAATTATGCTCCGCATTTAGCACGTGAATATGAGATAGAAAGTGTTCCTTGTTTACTCATATTTGAAAATGGAACGTTGAAGAAGAAAATATATGCATTTCATTCAGTTGAATATTTATATAAGGAACTACAGTAG
- a CDS encoding toprim domain-containing protein, with translation MVYVEKVIIVEGKSDRRKIESIIREPVEIVCTNGTIGLSKMDELIDQFFDKEVYVLVDADDAGEKLRKQFRKEFPQAEHIYIDRSYREVATAPSSHLANVLWGADIDVYTEYLR, from the coding sequence ATGGTTTATGTAGAAAAGGTCATTATTGTAGAAGGTAAATCAGATAGAAGAAAGATTGAATCTATTATTCGAGAACCGGTGGAAATTGTTTGTACAAATGGTACAATTGGTTTGTCGAAAATGGATGAGCTCATTGATCAGTTTTTTGATAAAGAAGTATATGTGCTAGTGGATGCTGATGATGCAGGAGAAAAGCTTCGCAAGCAATTTCGTAAGGAATTTCCGCAGGCTGAACATATTTATATTGATCGTTCATATCGTGAAGTAGCAACTGCACCGTCTTCACATTTAGCAAATGTATTATGGGGAGCTGACATTGATGTTTATACAGAATATTTACGGTAA
- the gcvH gene encoding glycine cleavage system protein GcvH yields the protein MSIPNHLRYSEEHEWVKTEGNQVVIGITHFAQSELGDIVFVELPEVGATLEANEPFGSVESVKTVSELYAPVSGKVVAVNEELSDQPELVNESPYEGAWMVKVELSDASEVEKLLTAEKYAEMTNQD from the coding sequence ATGAGCATTCCAAATCATTTACGTTACTCTGAAGAACACGAATGGGTAAAAACTGAAGGGAATCAAGTTGTTATCGGTATTACTCATTTCGCACAAAGTGAGCTAGGCGATATCGTATTCGTTGAACTTCCTGAAGTAGGTGCAACACTTGAAGCTAATGAGCCATTCGGAAGCGTAGAATCTGTTAAAACAGTTTCTGAATTATACGCACCTGTAAGTGGTAAAGTTGTAGCAGTAAACGAAGAATTAAGCGATCAACCAGAACTTGTTAACGAGTCTCCATACGAAGGTGCATGGATGGTGAAAGTTGAACTTTCTGATGCAAGTGAAGTTGAAAAACTATTAACTGCAGAAAAATACGCAGAAATGACAAACCAAGACTAA
- a CDS encoding arsenate reductase family protein, whose product MTVTFYSYPKCGTCQKAKKWFEANDVAYEMIHIVENPPSQEELRNLHMKSELPLKKFFNTSGMRYRELGLKDKLKVASEDEMFELLASDGMLIKRPIVTDGTNVTLGFNEEQFESMWKKYQ is encoded by the coding sequence ATGACAGTAACATTTTATTCATACCCAAAATGTGGCACATGTCAAAAAGCAAAGAAATGGTTTGAGGCAAACGATGTAGCATATGAGATGATTCATATTGTTGAAAATCCACCGTCACAAGAAGAATTACGCAATTTGCATATGAAAAGTGAATTGCCGTTAAAGAAATTTTTTAATACAAGCGGTATGCGTTATCGTGAGCTTGGTTTAAAAGATAAGTTAAAGGTTGCAAGTGAAGACGAAATGTTTGAACTTTTAGCGTCCGATGGTATGTTAATTAAACGTCCGATTGTAACAGATGGAACAAATGTAACACTTGGCTTTAATGAAGAGCAGTTTGAAAGTATGTGGAAAAAGTACCAATAA
- a CDS encoding phosphatase PAP2 family protein — MRKYKLSSFLPLTYILLLVLVSPLYDVLNKSSAHAVDVTTIVDDWIPFVKVFIIPYLIWFPYLYGALIYYCFADRKQYYVTLSGIILGKLTCFSIYYFWQTTVPRPAVVGTDLFSNLVRYIYSIDQPVNCFPSIHVLTTFVIMLAAFKRREQHKWEYYLLTFFGMLIILSTLFTKQHAFIDAVSGITLASILYFSIQLLLVNRYSGITISVKQSYKVNQ; from the coding sequence ATGAGAAAATATAAACTTTCATCGTTTCTTCCATTAACTTATATACTTCTACTTGTACTCGTAAGTCCCCTTTACGATGTACTGAATAAATCGAGTGCCCATGCTGTCGATGTTACAACTATCGTTGATGATTGGATTCCATTTGTAAAAGTATTTATTATCCCCTATTTAATTTGGTTTCCATATTTATATGGCGCACTGATCTACTATTGCTTTGCCGACAGAAAACAATATTATGTAACATTAAGTGGCATTATTCTTGGAAAGTTAACTTGTTTTTCCATTTATTACTTTTGGCAAACAACTGTACCGCGTCCGGCAGTCGTTGGCACTGATCTATTTTCTAACTTAGTTCGCTACATTTATAGCATTGATCAGCCTGTCAACTGTTTTCCTAGCATTCATGTTCTCACAACATTTGTGATTATGTTAGCTGCCTTTAAGCGAAGAGAGCAACATAAATGGGAATATTACTTGCTTACTTTCTTTGGCATGCTCATCATTTTATCAACACTATTTACAAAACAACATGCCTTTATCGACGCTGTATCTGGCATAACACTAGCAAGCATACTCTATTTCAGTATCCAACTCTTATTAGTAAACAGATATAGCGGAATAACGATTTCAGTCAAGCAATCTTATAAAGTAAATCAATAG
- a CDS encoding PTS transporter subunit IIC, producing MKEYIMSRVFKGSAGIAQGIFVSLGIGLLIENIGRIFDIPMLITIGVVAKSLMAPAIGAGIAFMLGANGLVIFSAMIAGAIGAGAISITAAGLMIKTGEPIGALLTATLAVYIGKRLSGKTALDMMLVPSAAILGSGIVGIWLSQNISPVLNAVGAFIKESSAGSPFLASVVLAVAWGLLLISPASSAALAIALSLDGVAGGAALAGCVAQFIGFSVISAKENNLGGILAQALCTPKVQLPNITKNPIILLPTVVASAIVGPVSALIFQLEAGKEIAGLGLSSFIAPINLISNQGLGVVPAMVITYIVIPVAVSYIIYIALRKAGRIHSGDMTVPQS from the coding sequence ATGAAGGAATATATTATGTCTCGTGTTTTTAAAGGTTCTGCCGGAATTGCACAAGGTATTTTTGTATCTCTCGGAATTGGTTTGCTGATTGAAAATATTGGACGAATCTTTGATATACCGATGTTAATTACAATTGGAGTTGTTGCAAAATCACTTATGGCACCAGCGATTGGAGCCGGAATTGCCTTCATGTTAGGGGCGAATGGGCTTGTTATTTTCTCGGCGATGATTGCTGGGGCCATTGGAGCTGGGGCGATTTCCATCACTGCAGCTGGTCTAATGATTAAAACTGGTGAACCGATTGGTGCGCTATTAACAGCAACTTTAGCGGTTTATATCGGAAAACGATTAAGTGGAAAAACGGCTTTAGATATGATGCTTGTTCCTTCTGCTGCAATATTAGGTTCTGGTATTGTTGGGATTTGGTTATCTCAAAATATTAGCCCAGTCTTAAATGCAGTTGGTGCATTTATTAAAGAAAGTTCAGCTGGTAGCCCATTTCTTGCTTCTGTCGTACTAGCAGTTGCTTGGGGATTATTACTTATTTCTCCAGCTTCATCGGCAGCTTTAGCAATTGCGCTTAGCTTAGATGGAGTAGCAGGCGGTGCAGCACTGGCAGGGTGTGTTGCTCAATTTATTGGATTTTCCGTGATCTCAGCAAAGGAAAATAATTTAGGTGGCATTTTAGCACAAGCACTTTGTACTCCGAAAGTACAACTTCCCAATATCACTAAAAATCCAATCATTCTTCTCCCAACTGTCGTTGCGAGCGCAATTGTCGGTCCTGTTTCTGCACTCATTTTCCAACTGGAAGCAGGAAAAGAAATTGCTGGTCTTGGATTAAGTTCTTTCATCGCACCTATTAATTTAATTTCTAACCAAGGATTAGGTGTTGTACCAGCGATGGTAATCACTTATATCGTAATTCCAGTAGCTGTTTCATATATCATTTATATCGCATTACGAAAAGCAGGTCGTATTCATTCTGGAGATATGACTGTGCCACAATCTTAA
- a CDS encoding L-lactate dehydrogenase, with protein sequence MNRNTRKIAIIGTGLVGSSCAYSIVNQGICEELALIDIDHERAVGEAMDLSHCINFTNTRTKVYAGTYENCKDMDIVIITAGPAPKPGQSRLDTLGASAKIMESVVACVMKSGFDGIFLIASNPVDIITYQVWKLSGLPRNRVIGTGTSLDSSRLRTILSEMLEVDPRSIHGYSLGEHGDSQMVAWSHVTVGGKPILQILEEGKDRFGEIDLDAIVEKTAKAGWEIYKRKGTTYYGIGNSLAYIVKSIFNDDYRVIAVSAILDGEYGEYDICTGVPAIITRDGVKEVVELNLTETEESRFAKSNDILRDYMKTIGY encoded by the coding sequence ATGAATAGAAACACAAGAAAAATCGCAATTATTGGAACTGGATTAGTTGGGTCAAGCTGTGCGTATTCAATTGTGAATCAAGGCATCTGTGAAGAATTAGCATTAATTGATATAGACCATGAACGTGCAGTTGGTGAAGCGATGGATTTATCACACTGTATTAACTTTACAAATACAAGAACAAAAGTATATGCAGGTACGTATGAAAACTGCAAAGACATGGACATTGTTATTATTACAGCAGGTCCAGCGCCAAAGCCTGGGCAAAGTCGATTAGATACTTTAGGGGCAAGTGCAAAAATTATGGAAAGTGTTGTAGCTTGTGTAATGAAAAGTGGATTTGATGGCATTTTCTTAATTGCTTCAAACCCAGTTGATATTATTACGTATCAAGTTTGGAAATTATCTGGTTTACCAAGAAATCGTGTGATTGGTACTGGAACATCGTTAGATTCCTCTCGATTAAGAACGATTTTATCTGAAATGTTAGAAGTGGATCCTCGTAGTATTCACGGTTATTCATTAGGGGAACATGGTGATTCTCAAATGGTTGCTTGGTCTCATGTAACAGTGGGAGGGAAACCTATTTTACAAATTTTAGAGGAAGGGAAAGATCGTTTTGGTGAAATTGACTTAGATGCAATTGTGGAAAAAACTGCAAAAGCTGGTTGGGAAATTTATAAACGAAAAGGAACTACTTATTATGGTATTGGCAACTCACTCGCATATATTGTAAAATCTATCTTTAATGATGATTATCGTGTAATCGCCGTTTCAGCTATTTTAGATGGTGAATATGGTGAGTATGATATTTGTACAGGGGTACCAGCGATTATTACAAGAGATGGTGTGAAAGAAGTTGTTGAACTAAACTTAACAGAAACTGAAGAAAGTCGATTTGCAAAGTCAAATGATATTTTACGTGATTATATGAAAACAATTGGTTACTAA
- a CDS encoding spore coat protein encodes MNEKDMVNDYLAGLNASLASYAHYIAESNNEQLRQTLIHIRNQDELRQRKVFEYAKQKNYYKPAAPANPMIVQQLKNELSAQ; translated from the coding sequence ATGAATGAAAAAGATATGGTAAATGATTATTTAGCAGGATTAAATGCAAGCTTAGCGAGTTATGCTCATTACATAGCGGAGTCCAATAATGAACAGTTACGCCAAACGTTAATTCATATTCGAAATCAAGATGAATTAAGACAACGCAAGGTATTTGAATATGCAAAGCAAAAAAATTACTATAAACCAGCAGCCCCTGCAAATCCAATGATTGTTCAGCAATTGAAAAATGAATTAAGTGCACAATAG
- a CDS encoding acyl-CoA dehydrogenase family protein → MEKTVGNAVKGGSFLIDEITIDQVFTPEDYTDEHKMIAKTTEDFIVNEVLPELEYLEQHEFDRSVRLLKEAGELGLLGADVPEEYGGIGLDKVSSALIAEKFARAGGFAITHGAHVGIGSLPIVLFGNEDQKKKYLPLLATGEKLAAYALTEPGSGSDALGAKTTARLNAEGTHYVLNGEKQWITNSAFADVFIVYAKVDGEHFSAFIVEKEYPGVSTSPEEKKMGIKCSSTRTLILEDALVPKENVLGEIGKGHVIAFNILNIGRYKLGVGTVGSAKRAIEISAEYANQRQQFKQPIARFPLIQEKLANMAAKTYAAESSVYRTVGLFESRMSTLTEKEVKDGKAVAASIAEYAIECSLNKVFGSEVLDYVVDEGVQIHGGYGFMAEYEIERMYRDSRINRIFEGTNEINRLIVPGTFLRKAMKGELPLLQKAQKLQEELMMMMPEEVGDEPLALQKHLVKNAKKIGLMVAGLAAQKYGKALEKEQEILVNIADIVSNLYAMESALLRTEKAIKATGLEKNKQKVLYTEVFCQEAFNQIEADAKETIIAVENGDMLRMMLSALRKLTRHTPMNVIPKKREIAAKILEEERYIV, encoded by the coding sequence ATGGAAAAAACAGTGGGGAATGCAGTAAAGGGCGGTAGCTTTTTAATTGATGAGATTACAATTGATCAAGTATTTACACCAGAAGATTATACAGATGAGCATAAAATGATAGCAAAAACAACAGAAGACTTTATCGTAAATGAGGTTTTGCCAGAGCTTGAATATTTAGAGCAACATGAGTTTGATCGTTCTGTTCGTCTATTGAAAGAAGCTGGTGAACTAGGATTATTAGGGGCTGATGTACCAGAAGAGTACGGCGGAATTGGTCTTGATAAAGTGAGTTCGGCTTTAATTGCTGAGAAATTTGCGCGCGCTGGTGGGTTTGCTATTACACATGGTGCTCACGTCGGTATCGGATCATTACCAATCGTATTATTTGGTAACGAAGATCAGAAGAAAAAATATTTACCACTACTTGCAACTGGTGAAAAGTTAGCTGCATATGCATTAACTGAGCCAGGATCTGGGTCTGATGCATTAGGTGCAAAAACCACTGCACGTTTAAATGCAGAAGGTACGCACTATGTGTTAAACGGAGAAAAACAATGGATTACAAACTCAGCCTTTGCGGATGTGTTTATCGTATATGCAAAAGTTGATGGCGAGCACTTTTCTGCATTTATCGTAGAAAAAGAATATCCAGGTGTATCGACAAGCCCTGAAGAAAAGAAAATGGGTATTAAATGTTCATCAACTCGTACATTAATTTTAGAAGATGCATTAGTACCAAAAGAAAATGTTCTTGGCGAAATTGGTAAAGGGCATGTGATTGCATTTAATATTTTAAATATCGGCCGTTATAAACTAGGTGTTGGTACAGTTGGATCGGCAAAACGCGCAATAGAAATTTCAGCAGAATATGCGAACCAGCGTCAACAATTTAAGCAACCAATCGCTCGTTTCCCATTAATTCAAGAAAAGCTTGCGAATATGGCAGCGAAAACATATGCAGCGGAAAGTTCTGTTTATCGTACAGTGGGCTTATTTGAAAGTCGTATGAGCACATTAACTGAGAAAGAAGTAAAAGATGGGAAAGCAGTAGCAGCTTCAATTGCAGAATATGCAATTGAGTGTTCATTAAATAAAGTATTTGGTTCTGAAGTATTAGATTATGTAGTAGATGAAGGAGTACAAATTCACGGTGGTTATGGATTCATGGCAGAGTATGAGATTGAAAGAATGTATCGTGATTCTCGTATTAACCGTATTTTCGAAGGAACGAACGAAATTAACCGTTTAATCGTACCGGGTACGTTCTTACGTAAAGCAATGAAAGGGGAACTACCATTACTGCAAAAAGCACAAAAACTACAAGAAGAATTAATGATGATGATGCCAGAAGAAGTAGGCGATGAGCCATTAGCACTTCAAAAACATTTAGTCAAGAATGCGAAGAAAATCGGCTTAATGGTAGCTGGATTAGCAGCTCAAAAATACGGTAAAGCGCTTGAGAAAGAACAGGAAATTCTTGTGAATATTGCTGATATTGTAAGTAATTTATACGCAATGGAATCAGCCTTGCTCCGTACGGAAAAAGCAATCAAAGCAACGGGTCTTGAAAAGAATAAACAAAAAGTATTATACACGGAAGTATTCTGTCAAGAAGCGTTCAACCAAATTGAAGCAGATGCAAAAGAAACAATTATCGCAGTGGAAAACGGTGATATGTTGCGCATGATGCTATCAGCGCTTCGCAAACTAACTCGCCACACGCCAATGAATGTTATTCCGAAGAAGCGTGAAATTGCAGCGAAGATTTTAGAGGAGGAGCGTTATATAGTTTAA
- a CDS encoding acetyl-CoA C-acetyltransferase — MREAVIVAGARTPVGKAKKGSLKTVRPDDLGALVVKETLKRANYEGPIDDLIFGCAMPEAEQGLNMARNIGGLAGLSYDVPAITINRYCSSGLQSIAYGAERIMLGHSEAVLSGGAESMSLVPMMGHVVRPNSRLVEVAPEYYMGMGHTAEQVAMKYGISREEQDAFAVRSHQRAAKALAEGKFTDETVPVEVTLRIVNENNKLEEETITFSQDEGVRADTTLEVLGKLRPAFNVRGSVTAGNSSQMSDGAASVLLMDREKAVSDGMKPMAKFRSFAVAGVPPEVMGIGPIAAIPKALKLAGLELSDIGLFELNEAFASQSIQVIRELGLDEEKVNVNGGAIALGHPLGCTGAKLTLSLIHEMKRRNEQFGIVTMCIGGGMGAAGVFELL, encoded by the coding sequence ATGAGAGAAGCTGTCATTGTTGCAGGAGCAAGAACTCCGGTTGGAAAAGCAAAAAAAGGTTCATTAAAAACAGTTCGTCCAGATGATTTAGGAGCGTTAGTCGTAAAAGAAACGTTAAAACGTGCGAATTATGAAGGACCGATTGATGATTTAATTTTTGGATGTGCGATGCCAGAAGCTGAACAAGGCTTAAATATGGCACGGAATATCGGTGGATTAGCAGGCCTTTCTTATGATGTTCCAGCTATTACAATTAACCGCTACTGCTCTTCAGGCTTGCAAAGTATCGCTTACGGTGCAGAGCGCATTATGCTAGGACACTCTGAGGCGGTATTATCTGGCGGAGCTGAATCGATGAGTTTAGTTCCGATGATGGGGCATGTTGTTCGTCCTAATAGCCGACTTGTTGAAGTAGCACCAGAATATTATATGGGAATGGGACATACAGCAGAGCAAGTTGCGATGAAATACGGAATTTCTCGCGAGGAGCAAGATGCATTTGCAGTTAGAAGTCATCAACGTGCTGCAAAGGCATTAGCTGAAGGGAAATTTACGGATGAAACAGTGCCTGTAGAAGTAACGTTGCGCATTGTTAACGAAAATAACAAATTGGAAGAAGAAACTATTACGTTTTCACAAGATGAAGGAGTAAGAGCAGATACAACGCTAGAGGTACTTGGGAAATTACGTCCGGCTTTCAACGTTCGTGGTTCCGTAACGGCTGGTAATTCATCGCAAATGAGCGATGGTGCAGCATCTGTACTACTAATGGATCGTGAAAAAGCAGTGAGCGATGGCATGAAGCCAATGGCGAAATTCCGCTCTTTTGCAGTAGCCGGTGTGCCGCCAGAAGTAATGGGAATCGGTCCAATTGCGGCGATTCCAAAAGCTTTAAAATTAGCGGGATTAGAGCTATCTGATATTGGTTTATTTGAACTAAACGAAGCTTTTGCTTCTCAATCGATTCAAGTCATTCGTGAGCTTGGATTAGATGAGGAAAAAGTAAACGTAAATGGCGGTGCAATTGCACTTGGACATCCACTCGGTTGTACAGGAGCGAAATTAACATTATCTCTTATTCATGAGATGAAACGACGCAATGAGCAATTCGGTATCGTAACGATGTGCATCGGCGGGGGAATGGGAGCTGCGGGAGTGTTTGAACTTCTATAA
- a CDS encoding 3-hydroxyacyl-CoA dehydrogenase/enoyl-CoA hydratase family protein: MFQIKKAAVLGSGVMGSGIAAHLANIGIPTLLLDIVPRALTKEEEAKGLTLEHKSVRNRFSNGALQKLVKQKPAPLAVKDNLALITTGNLEDDLERLAEVDWIIEVVVENLDIKKQLFEKVDAVRKLGTIVSSNTSGISVEKMAEGRSDDFKKHFLGTHFFNPPRYLKLLEIIPTNDTDPQVLNFMKQFGEDVLGKGVVIAKDTPNFIGNRIGTYGLLVTLREMMERGYSVGEVDSVTGPLIGRPKSATFRTLDVVGLDTFVHVANNVYENVQEEERDVFKVPTFMHEMLDRKWLGSKTGQGFFLKKGKEILELNPKTMEYEERKKLKAASVELSKQEKGLANKLKALVYAKDRAGELLWNIITPTLLYSAKLYKEIADDIVAIDQAMKWGFGWEQGPFEIWDAIGVEKSVQKMEENGKVVPAWVKEMLQNGFATFYKHDSGESYYYDNGEYKRIERNKKAISLKQLKEKHGVIKKNSGASLIDLGDGILCLEFHSKSNAIGMDITQMINYAVDEVEKNYKGLVIGNQSKNFCVGANLAMILMEAQDDNYFEIEWVVKSFQDAMMKIKYCSKPVVAAPYGMTLGGGTEVCLPTASIQASSETYMGLVEVGVGLIPGGGGNKELYIKHLNKMAKGVEFDLQKVANKVFETIAMAKVSTSGQEAISHNFLGDKDGISVNGDHLLYDAKQKALALYEAGYKPPIRKKVPVVGETGYATLVLGAEAMHLSGYISEYDLHIAKKLAYVIAGGKVPYGTEVDEQYLLDIEREAFMSLISEMKSQARMQHMLVKGKPLRN, from the coding sequence ATGTTCCAAATTAAAAAGGCTGCTGTTCTCGGTTCTGGCGTAATGGGCTCAGGGATTGCGGCACATTTAGCCAATATCGGTATACCAACATTATTGCTTGATATTGTGCCACGGGCACTGACAAAAGAAGAGGAAGCAAAGGGACTTACACTAGAGCATAAAAGTGTAAGAAATCGATTTAGTAATGGAGCGCTGCAAAAATTAGTGAAACAAAAACCAGCTCCTCTTGCTGTGAAGGATAACTTGGCACTGATTACAACAGGGAATTTAGAGGATGATCTTGAACGCCTTGCTGAAGTAGACTGGATTATTGAAGTTGTTGTTGAAAATTTAGATATAAAAAAACAACTATTTGAAAAAGTAGATGCAGTTCGTAAACTTGGTACGATTGTAAGTTCGAATACATCCGGCATTTCCGTTGAAAAAATGGCAGAAGGTCGTTCAGACGACTTCAAAAAACACTTCTTAGGAACGCACTTCTTTAACCCACCACGATATTTAAAACTTCTAGAGATTATACCGACAAACGATACAGACCCACAAGTGTTGAACTTCATGAAACAATTTGGCGAAGATGTTCTTGGAAAAGGTGTTGTTATTGCAAAAGATACACCGAATTTTATCGGAAATCGCATCGGAACGTACGGGTTACTTGTAACACTTCGTGAAATGATGGAACGCGGATATAGCGTTGGTGAAGTGGATTCTGTAACAGGACCATTAATTGGGCGACCAAAGAGTGCAACATTCCGTACATTAGATGTTGTCGGATTAGATACGTTTGTTCATGTTGCAAATAATGTATATGAAAATGTGCAGGAAGAAGAAAGAGATGTCTTTAAGGTGCCTACTTTCATGCATGAAATGCTCGATAGAAAATGGCTTGGAAGCAAAACGGGGCAAGGGTTCTTCTTAAAGAAAGGAAAAGAGATTTTAGAATTAAATCCTAAAACGATGGAATATGAAGAGCGTAAAAAATTAAAAGCTGCATCTGTAGAATTAAGCAAACAAGAAAAAGGATTAGCAAATAAATTGAAAGCGCTTGTATATGCAAAAGATCGTGCAGGAGAGTTATTATGGAATATTATCACACCAACTCTTTTATATTCTGCGAAACTTTATAAGGAAATCGCTGATGATATTGTAGCAATTGACCAAGCGATGAAATGGGGCTTCGGTTGGGAGCAAGGTCCATTTGAAATTTGGGATGCAATAGGAGTAGAAAAATCTGTTCAAAAGATGGAGGAAAACGGTAAGGTCGTTCCAGCATGGGTGAAAGAAATGCTACAGAATGGTTTTGCTACTTTCTATAAGCATGATAGCGGTGAAAGTTATTATTACGATAATGGAGAATACAAGCGAATTGAGCGAAATAAAAAAGCAATTTCTCTGAAACAATTAAAAGAGAAACATGGTGTTATTAAGAAAAATAGCGGAGCGAGTTTAATTGATTTAGGTGACGGTATTCTTTGCCTAGAGTTCCATTCAAAGAGCAATGCAATCGGTATGGATATTACGCAAATGATTAACTACGCTGTTGATGAAGTAGAGAAAAATTATAAAGGGCTTGTGATTGGAAACCAGTCGAAAAACTTCTGCGTTGGTGCAAATTTAGCGATGATTTTAATGGAAGCACAAGATGATAACTACTTTGAAATTGAGTGGGTTGTAAAAAGCTTCCAAGATGCGATGATGAAAATTAAATACTGTTCTAAGCCGGTAGTCGCAGCTCCATACGGCATGACGCTTGGCGGCGGTACAGAAGTTTGCTTGCCGACAGCTAGTATTCAAGCTTCTAGTGAAACATATATGGGATTAGTGGAAGTTGGTGTAGGTCTTATCCCTGGTGGAGGCGGCAATAAAGAGTTATATATAAAACATTTAAATAAAATGGCAAAAGGCGTAGAGTTTGATTTGCAAAAGGTTGCAAATAAAGTGTTTGAAACAATAGCAATGGCGAAAGTTTCGACATCTGGACAAGAAGCAATTTCTCATAATTTCTTAGGGGATAAAGACGGCATTAGTGTGAATGGCGATCACTTATTATATGATGCAAAACAAAAAGCTCTTGCACTATATGAAGCGGGGTATAAACCGCCAATTCGTAAAAAGGTTCCCGTTGTTGGTGAAACAGGATATGCAACGCTTGTACTAGGTGCAGAGGCAATGCATTTATCTGGTTATATTTCAGAATACGATCTCCATATTGCGAAAAAGCTTGCATACGTCATTGCGGGTGGAAAGGTACCTTATGGAACAGAAGTTGATGAGCAATATTTATTAGATATAGAGCGTGAAGCGTTTATGAGTTTAATAAGTGAGATGAAATCACAAGCAAGAATGCAGCACATGCTTGTAAAAGGAAAGCCATTACGTAACTAA
- a CDS encoding YuzL family protein, whose amino-acid sequence MAKLKKDPSKAGVSAASVTGNAGPTDRGIEKGRQGNNQQYKKHNMGEK is encoded by the coding sequence ATGGCAAAGTTAAAGAAAGATCCTTCAAAAGCTGGCGTAAGCGCAGCAAGCGTAACAGGAAATGCTGGTCCTACTGATCGCGGTATTGAAAAGGGACGCCAAGGTAACAATCAGCAATATAAAAAACATAACATGGGTGAAAAATAA